The following coding sequences are from one Desulfosporosinus orientis DSM 765 window:
- a CDS encoding C39 family peptidase, whose protein sequence is MGIIKGKGRKRWLLLGIIFAFLLSGVIHVLSPFPTREFKTDRLPDKYEIPINTGFERQGKNQCAAFSTAFVLRYFGQNVQGAEVYAKIPYKVPISGYVLPKGIVTYFQSQGYSPAIYKGDLNSLKTRLVQENRPVIVLVGNGLFWQHYMTFLGYDDEKSELYFFDSGRDKDENAGITGNRTMTEDYFLKWWSNGLPVFNNVYITVEKRL, encoded by the coding sequence ATGGGAATTATAAAGGGTAAGGGAAGAAAGAGATGGTTGTTACTTGGGATAATCTTTGCTTTTCTCCTTAGTGGCGTGATACACGTTCTATCACCTTTTCCAACAAGAGAATTTAAAACCGACAGGCTCCCCGATAAATACGAAATACCGATTAATACCGGATTTGAACGCCAGGGAAAAAATCAGTGTGCAGCCTTTTCGACAGCTTTTGTTCTAAGGTACTTTGGGCAAAACGTTCAAGGGGCAGAGGTTTATGCTAAAATCCCCTATAAGGTACCGATTTCCGGATATGTTTTGCCCAAGGGAATAGTCACTTATTTTCAGTCTCAGGGGTATAGTCCAGCTATTTATAAAGGGGACCTCAACTCATTAAAGACGAGGCTTGTGCAAGAAAATAGACCGGTTATTGTTTTAGTTGGCAATGGTCTTTTCTGGCAGCATTACATGACCTTTTTAGGTTATGACGATGAAAAAAGTGAGTTGTATTTTTTCGATTCCGGCAGGGATAAGGATGAAAATGCCGGCATTACAGGGAATAGGACAATGACAGAGGATTATTTCTTAAAATGGTGGAGTAATGGTTTACCTGTTTTTAATAATGTTTACATAACTGTGGAGAAAAGGTTGTAA